The Geoalkalibacter ferrihydriticus DSM 17813 genome includes a window with the following:
- a CDS encoding methyl-accepting chemotaxis protein — protein sequence MASKLNSIQAKVGGLLALILVLAFGLSTAINTLQSAALLEKNGQEALSALRTSTEDQARSVFYSLEIGTDNSVAEGEMDVFQELIDDLGRVPGVIEVGLTDPKGRIDYSNVRASVGGAFPMSNKVQADQQPLVFSEAGDILTLSRLSIMEKACLDCHFDAKVGDVAGILFARLSLEGLRSIESSMTAAFAEARAKSISTGLLTGGGGLLVAALAVVVLLGRMVRKPLLQLVGMVEELGRGHLSQRLNIEKGDEIGQMAKAIDSFADTLQNDMVANMKKLAAGDLDFTVVPCDAQDEIRNSLRKVSEDLNNVMGEVQGSGDQIARGADQVAETSQSLSQGATEQASSLQEISASINEMAAQIKTSADHAVQADGLSRQASQSAARGQQQMQAMVQAMGEINRAGGDISKIIKVIDEIAFQTNLLALNAAVEAARAGQHGKGFAVVAEEVRNLAARSAKAAKETAELIEVSVGKAKNGGEIADQTATALDEIVGGITKVSDLIGEISAAANEQAEGIGQINQGLGQIDQVTQQNTANAEESAAAAEELSGQVRDLRTMLQRFKLKGGAQPTSGFRVAPAPGPAVSANWGGPSPSSGSAPKATAGKAAPAQSFIALDDEEFGRY from the coding sequence GACGGAGGATCAGGCGCGCAGCGTGTTCTACAGCCTGGAGATCGGCACCGACAATTCGGTGGCGGAAGGCGAAATGGATGTTTTTCAAGAGCTGATCGATGATCTGGGGCGGGTGCCGGGGGTCATCGAAGTGGGCCTGACGGATCCCAAGGGCCGCATTGATTATTCCAACGTGCGCGCCTCTGTGGGCGGCGCCTTTCCCATGTCGAACAAGGTTCAAGCGGATCAACAGCCCCTGGTCTTCAGTGAGGCGGGAGACATTCTGACCCTATCGCGCCTGAGCATCATGGAGAAGGCATGTCTGGATTGTCATTTCGACGCCAAGGTCGGTGATGTCGCAGGGATACTGTTTGCGCGCTTGAGCCTGGAAGGCCTGCGCAGCATCGAAAGCTCCATGACGGCGGCTTTTGCCGAGGCGCGCGCCAAGAGCATCTCCACCGGCCTGTTGACCGGTGGCGGTGGCTTGCTGGTGGCCGCCCTGGCGGTGGTTGTTCTCCTCGGCCGGATGGTGCGCAAGCCCCTGTTGCAACTGGTGGGTATGGTGGAAGAACTTGGCCGCGGTCACCTCAGTCAGCGCCTCAATATTGAGAAGGGCGACGAAATCGGGCAGATGGCCAAGGCCATCGACAGTTTTGCCGATACCTTGCAGAACGACATGGTCGCCAACATGAAAAAGCTCGCCGCCGGTGACCTGGACTTTACCGTGGTCCCCTGCGATGCCCAGGACGAGATCCGCAATTCACTGCGCAAGGTCAGCGAAGACCTCAACAATGTGATGGGCGAGGTGCAGGGTTCGGGCGATCAGATCGCGCGCGGGGCCGATCAGGTGGCCGAAACCAGTCAATCCCTCTCCCAGGGTGCCACGGAGCAGGCCAGTTCGTTGCAGGAAATCTCGGCCTCCATCAACGAGATGGCCGCGCAGATCAAGACCAGCGCCGATCATGCCGTGCAGGCCGACGGCCTGTCGCGCCAGGCCAGCCAGTCGGCCGCGCGCGGCCAGCAGCAGATGCAGGCCATGGTGCAGGCCATGGGCGAAATCAACCGCGCCGGAGGAGATATCTCTAAAATCATTAAGGTGATTGACGAGATCGCCTTCCAGACCAACTTGTTGGCCTTGAATGCGGCAGTGGAAGCGGCGCGCGCCGGGCAGCACGGCAAGGGCTTCGCGGTGGTGGCCGAAGAGGTGCGCAATCTGGCCGCGCGCAGCGCCAAGGCCGCCAAGGAAACCGCCGAACTCATCGAGGTGTCGGTGGGCAAGGCAAAAAACGGTGGCGAAATCGCCGATCAGACCGCCACGGCGCTCGATGAGATCGTCGGCGGCATCACCAAGGTGTCTGATTTGATCGGCGAAATTTCGGCGGCGGCCAACGAGCAGGCCGAGGGTATCGGTCAGATCAATCAAGGCCTGGGGCAGATCGATCAGGTGACCCAGCAGAACACCGCCAACGCCGAGGAATCGGCGGCGGCCGCCGAGGAACTTTCCGGGCAGGTGCGCGATCTGCGCACGATGCTGCAACGCTTCAAGCTCAAGGGCGGCGCGCAACCGACTTCGGGTTTTCGTGTTGCTCCGGCCCCGGGCCCGGCGGTGTCGGCCAATTGGGGCGGGCCGAGCCCGTCGTCAGGGTCCGCGCCCAAGGCCACGGCCGGCAAGGCCGCGCCCGCCCAGTCCTTCATCGCCCTGGATGATGAGGAGTTCGGGCGCTATTGA